The following proteins come from a genomic window of Bubalus kerabau isolate K-KA32 ecotype Philippines breed swamp buffalo chromosome 20, PCC_UOA_SB_1v2, whole genome shotgun sequence:
- the CXCR6 gene encoding C-X-C chemokine receptor type 6: MAEYNYEDLGFFNGSNDSSQGHQDFLRFSKLFLPCMYVVVFTCGLVGNSLVLVIYIFYQKLKSLTDVFLMNLPLADLVFVCTLPFWAYAGIHEWVFGNVMCKALLGIYTLNFYTSMLILTCITMDRFVAVVRATKAYNQQAKRMAWGKAICSSIWVVSLLVSLPQIIYGNVLYHDKPFCGYHEAISTMVLAIQMTLGFFLPLLAMIVCYSVIIKTLLQARGFRKHKSLKIIFLVVAVFLLTQTPFNLVKLIRSTSWEYHTMTSFDYAIMVTEAIAYLRACLNPVLYAFVGLKFRKNFWKLVKDAGCLPYLGVSGQHMCSEDTSRSASASHNVEATSMFHL; the protein is encoded by the coding sequence ATGGCCGAGTACAACTACGAAGACCTCGGGTTCTTCAATGGTTCCAACGACAGCAGCCAGGGGCACCAAGACTTCCTGCGGTTCAGCAAGCTCTTCCTGCCGTGCATGTACGTGGTGGTGTTCACCTGCGGCCTGGTGGGAAACTCCTTGGTGCTGGTCATCTACATCTTCTACCAGAAGCTGAAGAGCCTGACAGACGTGTTCCTGATGAACCTGCCCCTGGCTGATCTGGTGTTCGTCTGCACTCTGCCCTTCTGGGCCTACGCAGGCATCCACGAGTGGGTCTTTGGCAACGTCATGTGCAAAGCCCTGCTGGGCATCTACACGCTGAACTTCTACACGTCCATGCTCATCCTCACCTGCATCACCATGGACCGCTTCGTCGCGGTGGTGCGGGCCACCAAGGCCTACAACCAGCAGGCCAAGCGCATGGCCTGGGGTAAGGCCATCTGCTCGTCCATCTGGGTGGTTTCCCTGCTGGTTTCCTTGCCGCAGATCATCTATGGCAATGTCCTTTACCACGACAAGCCCTTCTGCGGTTATCACGAGGCGATTTCCACCATGGTGCTGGCCATCCAGAtgaccctggggttcttcctgcCACTGCTTGCCATGATTGTCTGCTACTCAGTCATCATCAAGACCCTGCTTCAGGCTCGAGGCTTCCGGAAGCACAAGTCTCTGAAGATCATCTTCCTGGTGGTGGCGGTATTCCTGCTGACCCAGACGCCCTTCAACCTCGTGAAGCTCATCCGCAGCACGAGCTGGGAGTACCACACCATGACCAGCTTCGACTACGCCATTATGGTGACAGAGGCCATTGCCTACCTGCGTGCCTGCCTTAATCCTGTGCTCTATGCCTTTGTTGGCCTCAAGTTTCGGAAGAATTTCTGGAAGCTCGTGAAAGACGCAGGCTGCCTCCCTTACCTGGGTGTCTCAGGCCAACACATGTGTTCGGAGGACACTTCCAGGAGTGCTTCAGCGTCTCACAACGTGGAGGCCACCAGCATGTTCCACCTGTAG